The genome window GGGatgtgaccggctgagcagtcctgaggagaagggcgtGGGAGTTATGATGGGTTTATCTATATTTACTAGAAGTCTCTtagcattttgttattttactaaACTGCGTTTCTCTCAGtccaaatttctcccttcactttcgattctctcccctattgggaggggaaggggttgGGGGTGAGTGATCAGCTGCCGCGGTTGTGTtgccagctcgggttaaaccacgacacggGTGAAGGTCCAGAGGAACATCTGTCGTGGTGGGGTCAGGGGCACTTGAGCTTTGTGGAGCAGCTCAGTCAATTGGGCCTCTTCAGTCTGCtgaaggggacacagggcactggaaaagcagcgACTCCTGCTTGGGGAGATGATGGGGGAGGCAAACCCTTCTGCAGTGGCGGCTGgtgggacagaggcagcagccaccaacaccctccagGGAGCTTTGAACGgagcattaggaaaaactgagcaggcgggtggtgctgccctgcagcaggacacccggGGACTCTCGGTGATCCCCGCCTTTGGAGGTTTCAGCTCACGAAAATGTCACCCAGCCTCACCCTGGGGTGTCTGATACCCTACCAGAGACTGCCCCATCGGTCCCTTTCCCAAAACCCCTTCCGTgctgttggaacgataaaggactcagcattccaatttaatgtgaatcacgcaaagccatttactACAGAAACAAGcttccttatatatgcaactattctccgATCgcacgtccacgctccaagcatgtaTTCACtcattggatatcatctatgttcccGAGCTGTCCACACGCTGGAGTCCCACTGATGACAGGTCCGTTGATTTACGTCAcgttgaggccttgttattgtagaaatgcctctctcccagagcaggtcctgttttcagcttttcggagtggccttgagattcctttgggcctgactaattcaacaataaatctccatctaacagaaacccctccacacacggatgctgagggagctggctgaggtcattgctggaccactcttcatcatctttgccaagtcttgggaaacgggagaggtgcctgaggactggaggaaagcaaatgtcactgtagtcttcaaaaaggacaagaaggaggacctgggtaactatagaccagtcaggctcacctccatccctgggaaacggCTGGAATGACTTAtgcttggtgccatctcaaggcatatcaaggataagagggtcattaggggcagtcaacatgacctcccaaggggaagtcgtgcttgaccaacctcattgacttttttgaggacataacaagatggatggatgatggcagagcggtggacgtgatctaccttgacttgagtaaggcatttgacacagtctcccacagcatcctcacagctaaactgagggagtgcggtctggatgagcgggtagtgaggtgactgcgaactggctgaagggaagaagccagagagtcgtggtcaatggggcagagtccagttggaggactgtatctagtgcagtgcctcaggggtcagtactggggcctgtattattcaatacattaattaacgatttagacgagggaatagagcgACTtccagcaagtttgctgatgacaccgagctgggaggagtggctgacacgccagaggctgtgctgccatccagagacctggacaggctggagagttgggcggggaaaaattaaatgaaatataacaagggcaagtgcagagtcttgaatctgggcaggaacaaccccaggttccagtataagtttaTAAGttggtgtcacggaggcaccccggaGTTAGTTTGAGGGACAAGAGGGTGAAGAAGTGAGAAGTAGGGTTTTAGCCCTtcaaagtgacttgaatacaggttcagatatcagttgagtaAATTATTAAGGgccagcaactaatacaacaggaggtccacagtgtgcatgcacgtggcttcacccaaaacaatgccggagccacccctgagtccgggaagagtccacacttgcctgaacacggcgtgggattatttttaaatacacgtgcaaatgtgcacggaatattacacgtgcttatgtggaagcacgggaggacacatgcaaatgtgcacggaaagtataaacaCATGTGcaaaatgtgcacggaaagtagatgcactcacaatcctgcgagggttaattttactcacacccgtggcggcaaggcaagcggagtctttGTCCCGGGCAGGGGGCGCCGTGGCTCCTGGTGTCAGTGGCtcagctcgtgctccaagagacccgcaaCAATGGGCGGactctcgacgagagtcccgtttttttATTGggtgatcagatctgactgtgggcattccagaagcttctctgcaccaccacactgcctgtgggggtgcccctgaagcctccaaacatcccccacactggccacggTCGtccagcggctccctggcacctcgtcactcccttctcctaacagccctggccagggggctctggggccaaacgaAAGAAACTGTagcaaagagagagggagatgtgtctactccttccatgatgaaggagggagggggagataAGGGGGTTTGCTTTCTGCCacagttggggaatgacctattagagagcagcatagaagaaagggacctgggggtcctggggacagcaggatgagcacgagccagcactgggcccttgtggccaggaaggtacctggggtggatgagaaggcgggtggtcagtaggtcagagaggttctcctgcccctctgctctgccctggggagaccacacctggaatactgtgtccagttgtggcccctcagttccagcaggacagggaactgctggagagagtccagcgcagggcaacaaagatgctgaagggagtggagcatctcccgtgtgaggaaaggctgagggagctggggctctggaactagagaagaggagactgagcggtgaccttattaatgtttacaaatatataaagggtgagtgtcaggagatggagccaggctcttctcggtgagaaccaacggtaggacaggGGAAATGccttcaaactggaacacaagagattccacttacatttgagaagaaacttcttcatgggaagggtgacagaacactggaccaagctgcccaggggggttgtggagtctccttctgtgcagacattccaacccgcctggacaccttcctgtgtaacctcatctgggtgttcctgctccatggggggattgcactggatgagctttccaggtcccttccaacccctgacattctgggattctgtgatgccACAGGCTAACTACTCAAGAATTACACCTGCTTTGACAAGTAAGGACgtgaaaaagcttcagtttttctcctgaagaacaaGGAGTTCCCTTACGGCACGGTCCTCTTTCTCCTATTAGTGACAGTGGCACTAATTCCAAGCCACGCTTGAGAGccgctttatttttccttgtgtccAAAGCTCATCCCGCTCATCCCTGGGAAGGACTCCTGCCAGTCTCTGCAAAGCACATCTCTCCAACCTTGTGTCATCCACAGGTTTCTGTTCAGCCCAGGAcacttctccccatcccttcaGCACACTGCCAGCTCTCAGGTTTTCAGCTGCATGGAGTCAGGCCGCTCCCTTCAAAGTCTTCCCTACAAAAGTCTTCTCTACTTGCTGATGCCAACTATATCGCCTCATATGATGTACGGCTCCACgctccttctgcagagctccatggACGGGGcagtcttcctctttctttcatggttattcacctttgcttgttttgttttgttgttgtcaggtttatttgttctgtggggacctctgcagctcctccgGCCAGGGTCACCCCTACCCTCCCAGCTCTTCCCAGGgccaggagggaggcaggggtgtCGGGATCAGCCCAAGGGTGCTGGCCACCAGTGTCCAACGTGCCCCTGaagtctctgtctgctctgcccacaCTGACCCTCACCTgcgcagggagcagagccctcccgGCCTGGGACAGGAGTTGGGATGTTTGCTCCTTCCTGCCAGCCTCCACAGACACCCCACTGTCCTCACTGTTCCTCGTAGATGACCCGGAGCTTCTCCTGGCACACGTCTGCCTGCTGGCGCCCGATGAGCCCCAGGCACACACAGCCTGTCACGCAGCCCGCTAGCCTGCCTGCccagagacccagcttcctgccaccagccccatgggcctggccacgctccttcctgcccctgggcaaggctgagcccagggcGGTGCCCCGAATGGGAAGCCCAAGAAGGCTGCGAGAGACCCAGCAAAGCTCCCACGGGGAGCCCGTGTGCGAGCCCAGGTTCAAAAGGGCAGCAGGAATCCCCGTGGGCCCCacatggggcaggcagggctctgcAGCTTCCCGGCAGATTTGGCAGCAGCCGTGGCTGGAGCTAAGCTgccgtggggcagggagggtccctcggcagggctgtggctcaccCAGGAACATGACGTCCTCCTCACGCAAGGGCTCCTGCGGGCTCTGCAGGTACGGCAGGCTCTGGCGCAGGTAGTCCTCCACTCTGCTGCTGTCCTCCCTGAGCTGGTGAGAgcaccaggggacagggctgtcgCAAAGCCTCCCCCGACGCCCAGGACTGGCCTcgcctgccttcccctgcccagACACCCATGGTGCCCAGCACGCAGCTGGCGCCGCGGTCTGGAGGGAGCCGGGGTCTGGGTGTCAGAGTCCATTAGCAGCCGTCCTAAATGCCACCGCGCCAGCTTTATTTACCCGGAGCCATCCTGCTCCTTCGTCGGCAGCTTGCTGGATCTGCACTCTTTTCAGAGTGACACGGTAAACAGCtccttcttttgcttcttcacCCCATCCTGAATTGTGCCCTGCCAGGAGAAGGGGCACTAACACCCAGCACTGACGGCCGCTGCATGAACATTTTGATCCACAAGGGTTAGTACCAGTTctctcaggagctctgctggtgcagagACTGTTGGAACTTGCAGCTGTGAACAGGAGGGAGCACATGAAAGCAAGAACATCGCTTTGAGCTACAAAACCAAGACTGAGCTGTGTTGCCACGGGTGAACTGATCTgatctgctgggctgtgcatttaggttttctgtgtaatacTGAAGTGATCTAGAGTAGGCTGAGGCAGATACAGGCTTGAATAATCTGACTAAAATgtgttgtcttcttttttcttctcttcattgggttaaaagggaaataattgcaGTCTTGCAAGAATTCAGCTTATCTGTgggtctcttgtttttctttcatgctgcaTTCATTCTATCTGATTTCACTAAATCCTACAAGGGTTTTATGACCCTCTCACAGCCCTGCTACAGTGCCAAGTGGGCATCATTAAACCAGACTCCTCCTTCACAGCTTGCTTTTCAGCGCTGTTTGgatttgcagggaggagcaaagaACAAGAGAATAGTAGACAATGAGGTACCAATTAACTTTTGAAATACGTATACTGGTCCCCCTGCAACCGCATAATGTTTGTCATCATACACAGCGCTTGAACAATTAAAATATCAGGGCTTTTAAGTACCACAGCGTTAAGCACAGCAATAGCTAAATTAGAGAGGATTTCTTTCGAGGACACTGCAACAAAATCCTGGTTTGGGGAGGCTGGGGTTTGGGTTCTTTatgagctgtttgtttttacctcctCCGTCTCTAAAATATCCCCTAGTCACACAGAATGGTCCGTACGCCAGTGACTTGCCTCTTGAATGCTCTGTGGAGTCTCCACGTCTTCCTTGGTTGGTTCCTCAGACTCTCCTGAAGGCTGTGCAGGGACTCCACATCTTCCTCGCGTGTCTTCCTCCTGGGTGTCCTCCTCCTTTGTCTCCTCCAACATCTCCAAAGACACAGGTTCCGAAAAGAGAAATTCTGagcctgtttgaaaacaacagaaaggcagttttgaaatGCCGATAGCAcaacatttacttttcatgtcctttctctttctctctcccttgtgAAACACAACAATTGAAAAAgatcagcacacagacaaggaagatgctcagtcACGTTCATTAGGTGCAGCGCCAGCCCCTCTCAGCCCAGGGCACGGTTACCTGCAGCCaaggccccttccagctcccctCGGTCGCTGCTTTCTCTATCACAGTCGGTGCCGCTGTTCAGTGGCCTGAGCCGGTAACCCAGACAGCGCATCTTCTTCTGCCTCGCCTGCCCTGCGTGTGTCAGTGCGGTGCTAAGGCTTCCTCCACCAGGACACTTCCAGATTGAGAAAATGGGTACTGAACATGTTTCTGGAAGCCACCTGTTTTTCTACGGgaggcaaaaatgcttttcccagcagaagtcagctccagcccttctccctttttgctGTTATGACTCTTGTCTTCCAGCCTGTGCAAACTCCGAGCTTTCCAAAGCCCAGACTCCTACCCTCCAGCTCAGTCAGAACGCAGCATTAACACTTGCTTTTGCATTCAGTTATTTCATGTTCACTCTTAAGATCCCTCagaatcttctctctctctgactctccttatttccatcttttagaATCTTCTCACCTCTGCTGAGGCTGCTTCTCGCAGATCAACACCTGCCAGAAGCTCCCAGTGCTAAAGATCACTGcgaggctttttctttcctatgctACCATTGTTACTGTCGGTAACAATTCCAATCTGACCCACCCAGCTTTGAGATGCACCTTCGTTTTGATgccaaaaatgcatctgcagttcacaacagtgacacaaggatcctgtgggacacaggaaacatttccattacTAACAAAAAGAGTGTCAATGATTTACAGCCTGCAAGTGATGCGTATCACTTGTGATCTATAAATCCTTGCTCTCACTGGGATTCACCTTAATACTtggccctccctccttcccattgTTCGCTCTACCCAcgctcttttgttttgttttcattacatcCTTTGAGACAGACTTCTACCCGTTTGCAAAAATACCAGgacaagaaaatataaaccCTGGCTGTGACCTTGAGGCACTATTACAATGCAAAGATAGACTGTGcgatagaatcattttggttgaaaaacacctctaagatcatggagtccaaccgttccccacccccggcactgacccgtgtcctgagaccctcatctcaggtctgtccaaccctccagggatggtgactccagcactgccctgggcagcctgttccaatgccccacagccctttgggggagaaattgttccccacatccaacctcaacctcccctggcgcaacttgaggccgtttcctctgctcctggcgcttgttcctggggagcagagcccgacccccctggctccaagctcctttcaggcagttcagagatcagaaggtctcccctcagctcctgttctccagatgaacctccaggtccctcagccgctcctcatcagacatGTGCTCCAGCTTGGTGAGGCCAAGTCCCAGGTGGCCGGTGAGGGAACAGGTGGGATTGGGGAGGGGTGAGGGGCAAATTCATCCATACAATGTCCAGcctcacagggctgctctcctgcccatCCAGATGTCTCCAGGAGACCCCCTGGATCAATACCCATTGTAGAATGCTGCTATCACTTCTTGTATACgatgaaaaatgatagaaaacaactcggaaagaaaaacccctctTTTATGAGATCATGTTTGAAATCTTCACCATGAGGTATCTGACGGAAAGCTCTCCCAGGAGTTGTCCGAGTGCTGAGGACTGTCTCTCAGccgttcctcccagcagagctgttccagcctcggatcctccctgtggctcctctggccgctCCCGCTGTCCCGCCAGCCCAGCCGGTTCCCGAGGGAACGCTCCAGTTTCTTGCCCGGTGTCCCGGTGGCAGCGCCCcggccccacagggacccagcgcggggctggggcgggcacaggaaccggcagcagcaggtgaggacgTGCACGGtggtcccctctgctctccttccctggggggCCGCCCTGCAGTTATTGACATAAAGAACAACTTGGTGGTCTAAATAAAAGAGGCTGCTGTGAGctaagaggagaaaacaaaaaggggagcccagagaaaggggaggggaaaagacacagacagggagagggaagtgggggagtagaagaatcagaagggttttcccttagaagcagaaaggaaaaaaggaaggaaactttaagaacagaacccccagatccgtccccagccccagctgcacagcggcgcccagagagccggtgcagccgctgcctggggaggaggcgactctgcagcctccagctgtggTGTCTCCAGCTCCCATCGCCCCCGGGGACACGCTGCCCTGACAAGGCTGGCAAGGCTGCCCTGCTCCAATGACTGGCGCAGCCACCCCGCCGTCCTGagcaaggaggcagcagccaattctccagcctctgcagggatgggaacaaGAGCGGGGGCCTGGCTCCGCACCCCAGCccagagggagggcagagccctggggtttAGGCGCTCTCCCCGCCCGCCTCCTGCTTAGCAAGGTACCAGCATCATTCCTGCACTCCCCAACACAAGCCCCGGCTCCGGAGGCACGAGGCACCTACTAAAGTCTCTGGGCAGAAGCTCAGACTCACCTATGTGTCGGAAAGCGCCAGCTTCTTGGCCggtggtggtgacatggtgctgctgggctgcggagCAGCCCTGGCCGACAAGAAGGCTTTCAGATTTGCCAGCACCAGGCTCGGAGAAGCCCTGCTGCGAGGGTCCCTTGCCGGTGTCCCGGTGTTCTCCCCGCTGCTCCACGGCTCCTGGCCAGGGATGGGCTCCGGCAGCCCAGGGGAGGCGGGCAGGGGCCCGGGCTCCCAGCAGCGCTTCCGGGGAACCTGCGCTTTGGCCCCACTGGTGTGACTGGGGCCACAAAGTCCTGGAGCCGCTCTGGGCGCGGGTGGCGGCTGCGAGGAGCGCGGCTTCTTGGGCCTCTGGGCTGCGTCACCGGGAAACGCTGCAGCCGCGCGTTTGGCTTTCAGGGCCAGCTTGGGTGACGGTGACCCAGAAGGCAGCTTGACACGGCCAggcaggctggaggcagctttggaaacgggaccctctgagctcttccccgggctggggatcctggggaaggcagagcagggcGCGTGTTAACTGCCAGTGTCGGAGCGACTGCAACACTCTCGTCATAGCTGCGCACGAGAACCAGGAGCCAGAAGCTCCGAGGAGGTGAGGAGCTCTTGAGCTGCcgcaaaaccacaacaaacggCTGCCGCCCTCCCCTGAGCCAGCACACGCACGTGGGCACTGGGGCTACTTGGGCCAAGCTCCTTCCCACATCCAGGcatgtgcccccagccctgtcccacactctgagcagggacagaggggcCGGGGACACAGGGCACGCTCACCTGAGGTAGAACAGCACATACGCCTGCTGGTTAAGGACCACCTTGATGTTACTGGGGCGGACCACGTTGTCATTCATTTGGTACCACTGCCCGTCGCTGGCCTGCGGAGGGAGAGAGAACGGGGTTGGGCTGTGTCCAGGGACGCTcctggcctgagaagcagcaggaacagcgcCCGTCGGCAGAGCTCCGCTCCCCAAAACCCGCAGGTGACCCCGGGCAGGTGAGGGGTCTCTGCAAGAGCAGAACTCCACGCTTCCTGTGATGGAGCACAGCCCGTACCCCACAGTGCTCCACACCACGCACCTCTGCTGAGCATCCTCCTGCCgacccccagcacagagaggtgcCAAGAGAGCGCCCTGGGCTCACCTTCACGTAGCAGTAGTAGTGTCCTGCGTGGCTGCTGTACCCcgagtgcaccagcaccgcGTAGAGCCCGTACATGACCGGATCCCCGCTGGTCTGGGACATGTACGGGCGGATGTTCAGGAGCTCAGGGTAGCCCAcgtcctgcagagagaggatgtCTCAGAAGCCTGCACAGCAGAtggcaagagcagctcagctgtcctACGAGTCCCGTCTCGCGAGGGAGGGGGAACCCGCTGTCCACAGGCAGAGCCCACGGTGAGGAAGATGCCGGGATGAGCCAAActcccaccacagcacagcacagctggggaagggctgcaggactgcGGTAGAGCTCGCACCGCGCACAGAACCACCTCCCACCCTGCTCGGGGCAGCAGGGCCTCGGGACAGGACACAGCCCCGCTCTGGATTGCTGAGCACTCACCTTTGTGATCTTGCCTCCGGTGAAGTCGGCAAAACGCTTCAGAGCAAGCGTGAGAACCCTGGGCGCTCGGTGGATGGTGAAGCGTTTGGTTGCCgacactttcttcttgcatctgcACAGGGAGAGCTTGAGCTGTTCACGCTGTTCCACCACCCAGGTGCTTGCCAGCCCTGGCCaagccacaaaccccacggaAATGACCCTGCTGAGAGCGGGTTCTGCTCCAGGGCACCTGCTCACGGCCAGGTCTGCTGGCTCAGGTCCCCGTCTCAAGACGAGGGAGATGAGGAGTGACAGGCTTCATCGCAGGCTTCACAGCCACGCACCTCACGGTTTAGCGGTGGAGCAGGTAGAGAAGCCCTCCTGTACTGcagctgccctcctgcttcccaccagcacacccgcggccccttcccgccccagccccgcacactcACTTGTCACACAGGTAGGCGTTCTCTCCGCCCAGCAGGTCTGGCTTCACAAACAGCTCCAGTGCCTGCTCTACGTTTGCGGCTTGCTgccaggacagaggagaggtcagggccaggcagaggaggcagcgcaacaacagaagctgattccctcttgcctgcaccgtgcctgacactggcaggtTAAACAGCCTCGAGCAgtagcggtgcagctgcaggaacatcccctgcagagcagagctcctcccca of Columba livia isolate bColLiv1 breed racing homer chromosome 7, bColLiv1.pat.W.v2, whole genome shotgun sequence contains these proteins:
- the LOC135579961 gene encoding ubiquitin carboxyl-terminal hydrolase 36-like; this translates as MAGTAKPRELLKARRDAGKAGALGRLLSTSATKVLLHKIEFQPASHGFSGQPELLRAKYLLLNPRTEPAEHPRGAEEGQPGKQGSDRTPGRLGDGVPAPQKGLFPAGRLAMQWQRVQRIGAGLLNLGNTCFLNATLQCLTYTPPLANYLLSREHSRTCHQSGFCMMCVMQNHVTQAFANSGSVIKPVSLVRDLKKIAPHIRLGRQEDAHEFLRFTIDAMQKACLPDCTELDRQTQATTLIHQIFGGSLRSRVKCSMCKAVSDTFDPCLDLPVEITQAANVEQALELFVKPDLLGGENAYLCDKCKKKVSATKRFTIHRAPRVLTLALKRFADFTGGKITKDVGYPELLNIRPYMSQTSGDPVMYGLYAVLVHSGYSSHAGHYYCYVKASDGQWYQMNDNVVRPSNIKVVLNQQAYVLFYLRIPSPGKSSEGPVSKAASSLPGRVKLPSGSPSPKLALKAKRAAAAFPGDAAQRPKKPRSSQPPPAPRAAPGLCGPSHTSGAKAQVPRKRCWEPGPLPASPGLPEPIPGQEPWSSGENTGTPARDPRSRASPSLVLANLKAFLSARAAPQPSSTMSPPPAKKLALSDT